A portion of the Manihot esculenta cultivar AM560-2 chromosome 2, M.esculenta_v8, whole genome shotgun sequence genome contains these proteins:
- the LOC110609930 gene encoding probable alkaline/neutral invertase D, with product MDGTKEMGLKNVSSTCSISEMDDFDLSRLLDKPRLNIERKRSFDERSLSELSIGLTRGGLDNYETTYSPGGRSGFDTPASSTRNSFEPHPMVADAWEALRRSIVYFRGQPVGTIAAIDHASEEILNYDQVFVRDFVPSALAFLMNGEPEIVKNFLMKTLYLQGWEKRIDRFKLGEGAMPASFKVLHDPIRKTDTLIADFGESAIGRVAPVDSGFWWIILLRAYTKSTGDLSLAETPECQKGMKLILTLCLSEGFDTFPTLLCADGCSMIDRRMGIYGYPIEIQALFFMALRCALSMLKHDTEGKEFIERISKRLHALSYHMRSYFWLDFQQLNDIYRYKTEEYSHTAVNKFNVIPDSIPDWVFDFMPTRGGYFIGNVSPARMDFRWFALGNCVAILSSLATPEQSMAIMDLIESRWEELVGEMPLKIAYPAIESHDWRIVTGCDPKNTRWSYHNGGSWPVLLWMLTAACIKTGRPQIARRAIDLAETRLLKDSWPEYYDGKLGKFIGKQARKYQTWSIAGYLVAKMMLEDPSHLGMVSLEEDKQMKPVMKRSSSWTC from the exons ATGGATGGGACTAAAGAAATGGGGCTTAAGAATGTGAGTTCAACATGCTCAATCTCTGAAATGGACGATTTTGATCTCTCTCGTCTTTTGGACAAGCCAAGGCTGAACATTGAGAGGAAGAGATCATTTGATGAGAGGTCACTCAGTGAGCTCTCAATTGGGCTTACTAGAGGAGGTCTTGATAACTATGAGACCACATATTCCCCTGGTGGAAGGTCAGGATTCGACACACCAGCCTCATCGACTCGCAACTCTTTTGAGCCACACCCAATGGTGGCTGATGCCTGGGAGGCCCTACGGCGATCTATAGTGTACTTCAGGGGTCAACCAGTTGGCACAATAGCTGCAATTGACCATGCCTCTGAGGAGATTTTGAATTATGATCAG GTTTTTGTTCGAGATTTTGTACCCAGTGCCCTGGCTTTTCTGATGAATGGTGAGCCTGAGATAGTTAAGAACTTCCTCATGAAGACACTATATCTTCAAGGATGGGAAAAGAGAATAGACAGATTCAAGCTCGGGGAAGGTGCAATGCCAGCTAGCTTTAAAGTTCTTCATGATCCTATTCGGAAAACAGATACTCTAATCGCAGATTTTGGTGAGAGTGCAATTGGAAGAGTGGCTCCTGTTGACTCTGGTTTCTGGTGGATCATTCTGCTGCGCGCATATACCAAGTCTACTGGAGATTTGTCTTTAGCAGAGACTCCAGAGTGTCAAAAGGGGATGAAGCTTATATTGACTTTGTGCTTGTCGGAGGGGTTTGATACTTTCCCTACCCTTCTTTGTGCTGATGGATGCTCTATGATTGATCGCAGAATG GGCATTTACGGTTATCCTATCGAAATTCAAGCACTTTTCTTTATGGCATTAAGGTGTGCCTTGTCAATGTTGAAACACGATACAGAAGGAAAAGAATTTATTGAGAGAATTTCGAAACGTTTGCATGCGTTGAGCTATCACATGCGAAGTTACTTTTGGTTAGACTTTCAACAACTAAATGATATATACAGATACAAAACTGAGGAGTACTCACACACTGCAGTAAATAAGTTCAATGTTATTCCTGATTCAATCCCAGATTGGGTATTTGACTTTATGCCTACTCGTGGTGGCTATTTTATCGGCAATGTTAGTCCTGCAAGGATGGATTTTCGATGGTTTGCTTTAGGTAATTGTGTTGCCATTCTCTCTTCTCTTGCAACTCCGGAGCAATCAATGGCTATCATGGATCTTATAGAATCTCGCTGGGAGGAGCTGGTTGGAGAAATGCCTTTGAAAATAGCTTATCCTGCAATAGAAAGCCATGATTGGCGAATTGTAACCGGTTGTGATCCTAAGAACACCAGATGGAGTTACCATAATGGAGGATCTTGGCCAG TGCTTTTATGGATGCTAACGGCTGCGTGCATCAAAACGGGACGACCACAAATCGCAAGACGAGCGATTGATCTTGCAGAAACCCGTCTGCTGAAAGATAGCTGGCCTGAATATTATGATGGAAAACTCGGGAAATTTATAGGTAAACAGGCGAGGAAATACCAGACATGGTCGATTGCTGGGTACTTAGTGGCAAAGATGATGCTGGAGGATCCTTCACATTTGGGAATGGTTTCCTTGGAAGAAGACAAACAGATGAAGCCTGTGATGAAGAGATCATCTTCTTGGACTTGCTGA